A DNA window from bacterium contains the following coding sequences:
- a CDS encoding ParB/RepB/Spo0J family partition protein, protein MGKRNALGRGLEALLPGSVSEVLSGEEVLNIPIDNIFPNPEQPRKIFDEDALNSLAESIRTQGVLQPILLHRAKSGYEIVAGERRFRAAILAGLKRIRAIVISEKDPQVLLFFSLVENLQRENLSALEEAEAYKRLSDEFDLTQEQIAEKVGKSRSAVANTLRLLNLPEEVKSFLTDGQLSAGHARALLATSDDERLIRLAHLAVSRGLSVERLEILAREDKPSPRHRKTGSTKKRSRHLTPEIAALEDAFKSHLATKVKINLKPKGGTITIEFFNDEDLMRIAEIISED, encoded by the coding sequence ATGGGTAAAAGAAACGCTCTCGGTCGCGGTTTAGAGGCTTTACTCCCTGGGTCAGTTTCGGAGGTGCTCTCCGGCGAAGAGGTTTTGAATATTCCGATAGATAATATCTTCCCAAACCCCGAACAACCTAGGAAAATCTTCGATGAAGACGCACTTAATTCCCTTGCGGAGTCCATTCGAACGCAGGGAGTTCTTCAGCCGATACTCCTTCATCGAGCCAAATCAGGATATGAAATAGTCGCTGGAGAAAGGCGCTTCCGCGCCGCCATATTGGCTGGGTTAAAAAGAATTCGCGCCATTGTCATCTCAGAGAAAGATCCACAAGTCCTTCTTTTTTTTAGTTTAGTCGAAAACCTTCAAAGAGAAAATCTAAGCGCTCTCGAAGAAGCCGAAGCCTATAAACGCTTATCTGATGAATTCGACCTAACCCAAGAGCAGATTGCAGAAAAAGTCGGAAAATCTAGATCTGCAGTTGCCAATACCTTGCGTCTTCTGAATCTACCGGAAGAAGTTAAATCATTTTTAACCGATGGGCAACTATCCGCCGGACACGCGCGCGCACTTTTAGCCACCAGCGACGACGAAAGATTGATACGGCTCGCTCATCTGGCGGTCTCGCGCGGGCTTTCAGTTGAAAGACTGGAAATCCTCGCAAGAGAGGATAAACCTTCTCCGAGACACCGCAAAACCGGCTCGACAAAAAAACGATCCAGACATCTAACACCTGAGATCGCTGCCCTCGAAGACGCATTTAAAAGCCATCTTGCGACAAAAGTTAAAATCAACCTTAAACCAAAAGGCGGAACAATCACAATCGAGTTTTTCAATGACGAAGATCTGATGCGAATCGCCGAA
- a CDS encoding ParA family protein: MAKIIAIANQKGGVGKTTTSVNLAASLTAAEKETLLIDLDPQANASSGFGVRVGENTASVYEVLLGLIPAEKALHRFDYLQHLALLPSHIRLVGAQVELVDNPRREYCLREAIEPIRDEFKYILIDCPPSLGLLTLNALTTADSILIPIQCEYYALEGLGQLLTTLRLVQKELNPELSVEGVLMTMFDKRLNLSKQVCEEARDYFGDKVFKTIINRNVRLSEAPSFGKPILLYDATCIGARSYLALAKEIING; this comes from the coding sequence ATGGCAAAAATAATTGCAATTGCAAACCAGAAGGGTGGAGTAGGAAAAACTACGACATCGGTGAACCTCGCTGCATCACTCACTGCAGCTGAAAAAGAGACTCTTCTTATCGACCTCGATCCACAAGCAAACGCGAGTAGCGGTTTCGGGGTTAGAGTCGGCGAAAACACGGCTTCTGTCTATGAAGTTTTACTCGGTTTGATCCCTGCGGAAAAGGCCTTACATCGCTTTGATTATCTTCAACACCTAGCCTTGCTTCCAAGCCATATTCGCCTTGTTGGTGCGCAAGTTGAACTTGTTGATAATCCAAGAAGGGAATACTGCCTTCGAGAAGCTATCGAGCCTATCCGAGACGAATTTAAATATATTCTCATAGATTGCCCTCCCTCACTCGGCCTTCTAACCCTTAATGCGCTTACAACAGCGGACAGTATATTGATCCCCATACAATGCGAATACTATGCTTTAGAAGGCCTCGGTCAACTTCTTACAACATTGAGGTTGGTGCAAAAGGAACTTAATCCCGAACTCTCGGTCGAGGGTGTATTGATGACAATGTTCGACAAAAGATTGAACCTGTCGAAACAGGTTTGTGAGGAGGCTCGGGATTATTTCGGCGATAAAGTTTTCAAGACTATTATTAATCGCAATGTTAGGCTTTCAGAGGCTCCAAGTTTTGGCAAACCTATTTTGCTGTATGATGCAACTTGCATTGGCGCAAGAAGCTATCTTGCTCTCGCCAAGGAGATAATCAATGGGTAA